In the Haloferula helveola genome, one interval contains:
- a CDS encoding substrate-binding domain-containing protein, with protein MFRPLSHVEQVAAHLRSELEQGRWSGEMPGVFRLEQELGVNHGVVHRALGMLEDEGMLENQGRGRKRRIIAKRAGSKALTVRVLLYERSDLRDDYLLDLMHLLRGDGHDADFADRTLLELGMDVRRVARFVNATESDAWVVLSGSTEVLRWFSRQPTPAFALFGLTEGVEIAFAAPRKRPAIAELLEHLIGLGHRRIVHIVREEHRKPELGAIERFILGYLEERGVATGPYNIPDWSNSPAGLHGMLDSIFRHTPPTALLVDEPSIFLATQNHLANQGIRCPERVSLACYDDDSSFDWFLPRVTHISWDPKPLMRGVVRWVNKVAQGRNAPRPILVKSKLVHGGTTGPAVAPR; from the coding sequence ATGTTCCGGCCACTTTCCCATGTCGAACAGGTCGCCGCCCATCTCCGCTCCGAACTGGAGCAGGGGCGCTGGTCCGGTGAGATGCCGGGCGTGTTCCGGCTAGAGCAGGAACTCGGGGTCAACCACGGGGTCGTGCATCGTGCACTGGGAATGCTCGAGGATGAAGGGATGCTTGAGAATCAGGGCCGGGGCAGGAAGCGGCGGATTATCGCGAAGCGCGCCGGATCGAAAGCCCTGACGGTCAGGGTGCTGCTCTACGAGCGATCGGACCTGAGGGACGACTACCTCCTCGACCTGATGCACCTCCTCCGCGGCGACGGTCACGACGCGGACTTCGCCGACAGGACGCTCCTCGAGTTGGGGATGGACGTCAGAAGGGTCGCCCGCTTCGTAAATGCCACCGAGTCGGATGCCTGGGTCGTGCTCTCCGGATCAACCGAAGTCCTCCGGTGGTTTTCCCGGCAACCGACCCCGGCCTTTGCTTTGTTCGGGCTCACCGAAGGCGTCGAGATTGCATTTGCCGCGCCGCGTAAACGACCCGCGATCGCCGAGCTGCTGGAGCACCTGATCGGACTCGGACATCGGCGCATCGTTCATATCGTGCGCGAAGAGCATCGGAAGCCGGAGCTCGGGGCGATCGAGCGTTTCATCCTCGGGTATCTTGAGGAGAGAGGCGTTGCCACCGGGCCCTACAACATCCCGGATTGGAGCAACAGTCCGGCCGGATTGCACGGCATGCTGGACTCGATCTTCCGGCACACGCCTCCCACCGCACTGCTGGTGGACGAGCCGTCCATCTTTCTGGCGACTCAGAACCATCTTGCGAACCAGGGAATCCGCTGCCCCGAGCGGGTCTCCTTGGCCTGCTACGACGATGATTCCTCATTCGACTGGTTCCTTCCCCGCGTCACGCACATTTCCTGGGATCCAAAGCCTCTCATGCGCGGAGTCGTCCGCTGGGTCAACAAGGTCGCCCAAGGAAGGAATGCCCCACGGCCCATCCTCGTAAAATCCAAACTGGTTCACGGTGGCACGACCGGACCAGCCGTGGCGCCTCGATGA
- a CDS encoding fasciclin domain-containing protein, translating to MKPLLLISFAVAASCVPATFAQDVEVVEVPVVPAPGTGIDVDTDVAPAATLPDDKADLDDPITKQIAASPGLSKLQTLIEAAEFESRLNAEGPITFFAPNNTAFRDMSDEEFQQLLLPTNKERLVKLLERHIVDGPLAARDMETGALETASGEQVLVVVEGESITVGEANLTMADLAASNGSFHMIDHILKTVPSDARK from the coding sequence ATGAAACCACTCCTTCTGATATCATTCGCAGTCGCCGCCTCCTGTGTGCCCGCCACCTTCGCTCAAGATGTGGAAGTCGTAGAGGTGCCCGTCGTTCCCGCTCCCGGAACCGGGATTGACGTCGATACCGATGTTGCTCCCGCGGCCACCCTTCCTGATGACAAGGCCGACCTCGACGATCCCATTACCAAGCAGATCGCCGCTTCGCCCGGACTTTCGAAACTGCAGACTCTCATCGAAGCGGCCGAATTCGAGTCCCGGCTCAATGCCGAAGGACCGATCACCTTCTTTGCTCCGAACAACACCGCCTTCCGCGACATGAGCGACGAGGAGTTTCAGCAGCTGCTGCTGCCGACCAACAAGGAGCGCTTGGTCAAACTTCTCGAGCGACACATTGTTGACGGTCCGCTGGCCGCCCGTGATATGGAGACGGGCGCCCTGGAAACCGCTTCGGGCGAGCAGGTGCTTGTCGTCGTCGAGGGCGAGAGCATCACCGTCGGTGAAGCCAATCTCACGATGGCGGATCTTGCCGCTTCCAACGGAAGCTTCCACATGATCGACCACATCCTCAAGACCGTGCCTTCGGACGCACGCAAGTGA
- a CDS encoding carbohydrate kinase family protein gives MPDSGPEVIATGINVVDFLARPPADVVQGGKYETDELEVQGGGPASTAACVTAAFGHDTAFVARLGDDAISRLSRSQFEQAGILTDYLIDAPGERAGMSMVQIDRETGERTVFYNLRDYGWIRAEDIPGEAVAKAKLILVDGYDTTAALAILRAAAGTPCRSIIDLEHGESEFVNECISLATDVVLPLHTARAVTGKDAPEDTLHALAGLGTGQMVVTDGEHGSWALTPDGVIHQPAFATEVIDTNGCGDAFHGAYAVGLLRGWPLALRMEFGAWVASRVATALGGRSGIPDQADIERDLDRFSPALQAAVSELP, from the coding sequence ATGCCCGACTCAGGCCCCGAAGTCATCGCGACCGGAATCAATGTGGTGGACTTCCTCGCCCGCCCGCCGGCCGATGTCGTGCAGGGCGGCAAGTATGAGACGGACGAACTGGAGGTCCAGGGTGGAGGACCCGCTTCGACCGCGGCCTGCGTGACGGCCGCCTTCGGCCACGACACCGCATTTGTCGCCCGGCTCGGCGACGACGCGATCAGCCGACTGTCGCGGTCTCAGTTCGAGCAAGCCGGGATTCTGACCGACTACCTGATCGACGCGCCCGGCGAACGCGCCGGCATGTCGATGGTCCAGATCGATCGCGAGACCGGTGAGCGGACCGTCTTTTACAACCTCCGCGACTACGGATGGATCCGCGCCGAAGACATCCCGGGCGAAGCGGTCGCAAAGGCGAAGCTGATCCTCGTGGATGGCTACGACACGACCGCCGCGCTCGCGATCTTGCGTGCCGCCGCGGGAACGCCGTGCCGGAGCATCATCGACCTCGAGCACGGCGAGTCGGAGTTCGTGAACGAATGCATTTCGCTCGCCACCGACGTCGTGCTGCCACTTCACACCGCGCGTGCGGTTACCGGAAAGGACGCACCGGAAGACACACTTCACGCGCTGGCCGGTCTCGGAACGGGCCAGATGGTGGTCACCGACGGCGAACACGGGAGCTGGGCGCTGACGCCGGACGGGGTCATCCATCAGCCGGCCTTCGCCACGGAGGTCATCGATACCAACGGCTGTGGCGACGCCTTCCACGGTGCCTATGCCGTGGGACTGCTCCGCGGCTGGCCGCTGGCGCTGCGGATGGAGTTCGGCGCTTGGGTCGCGTCCCGAGTGGCCACGGCTTTGGGAGGGCGTAGCGGGATTCCCGACCAGGCCGACATCGAGCGTGACCTCGACCGTTTCTCGCCCGCCCTGCAAGCCGCCGTTTCCGAACTCCCATGA
- a CDS encoding TIM-barrel domain-containing protein, with amino-acid sequence MAQIRQINPTTFEVRLAEDQRMTLDFYGEGIVRWFRDDDGGTIRDPESDPEARILVDRPRAEVGKLEFDERDGVFRIRSQRIAIEIDQTNGLLKIADAGTGKPILEQIAPVELEKDRVAVRLRAKQDESFFGGGVQNGRFSHRGQTIAIENQNSWTDGGVASPAPFYWSTAGYGILWHTFKKGRYDFAASAPDEVGLSHETGYLDVFIMAGETPSEILAGYYRLTGKPVVLPKFGFYQGHLNAYNRDYWTEAEEGIPFEDGKTYKESQKATEGGIKESLNGEKDNYPFSARAVIDRYAAHDMPLGWVLPNDGYGAGYGQTDTLEGNIENLREFGDYARERGVEIGLWTQSDLHPKPDIEPLLQRDLVGEVRDAGVRVLKTDVAWVGAGYSFGLNGIADAAQLMTQHGDNSRPFIITLDGWAGTQRYAGVWTGDQTGGDWEYIRFHIPTYLGAGLSGMPNITSDMDGIFGGENPVVNTRDFQWKTFTPMQLNMDGWGANPKYPHALGEPATSINRWYLKLKSELMPYAYSIAHEAATGLPMVRAMFLEDPNPFTLGITTRYQFLYGPSLLVAPVYQDTRADEDGNDQRDNIYLPEGEWIDWFTGDVITGGRVINSFDAPLWKLPVFVKRGAILPLNEPHNQPKDVSRDARVFAFYPLRESSFTEYDDDGVSESYRSGKVATTRIDSKLENGVATLVIHPTEGTFDGFVGEKTTELRVNLTARPSSVMAKVNGAELPLKEVRSADDLNEGGNVFFYDAAPDLNRFATPETEMAELVVTKNPVLRIKLAPVDTSRSEIEVEIGGYRYESRDPWLKSSGELDPPVAEITEDHIGPYTLTPSWQPVANADYYEIEHEGMLYSTIRGNEFLLDGLEAETTYTVKLRAVNQAGRSAWTELSATTKANPLEFAISGIAAECSAEDQGGSPASKLVDFDESNMWHTKWGTEATPFELTLDLKSVNQLDKFQYLPRHGGGNGNLLQGSVSFSMDGETWTGAGDFEWTGDDKVKEFVFPDQPTARLVRLSVTEGKGKFGSGRELYVFKVPGSESYIPGDINDDGKIDRNDLTSYDNYTGLRQGDSDFEGYISKGDINGNGLIDAYDISLVATQLDGGVKTSETETPEGGKDAPAEDASIAGTLSLKPSKPSLKAGETLEISVSGKGLRAVNAISFALPYDPADLEFEGIEAPRLKTMESLTKDRLHTNGSKALYPTFVHLGDQQTVEGNGELLTIRFKVKRDYRFDLQPTDGFLVGKDLKTVKLWQEN; translated from the coding sequence ATGGCCCAGATCCGGCAGATCAACCCCACCACCTTTGAAGTCAGGCTGGCTGAAGACCAACGCATGACCCTAGACTTCTATGGCGAGGGCATCGTCCGCTGGTTCCGCGACGACGATGGTGGCACCATCCGTGATCCGGAGTCCGACCCGGAAGCCCGGATCCTGGTCGACCGGCCGCGCGCCGAGGTCGGCAAGCTGGAGTTCGATGAGCGAGACGGCGTGTTCCGCATCCGCAGCCAACGCATCGCCATCGAGATCGACCAGACCAACGGCTTGCTGAAGATCGCCGATGCCGGCACCGGAAAGCCTATCCTCGAACAGATCGCACCGGTCGAGCTGGAGAAGGATCGTGTCGCGGTCCGGCTTCGGGCGAAGCAAGATGAATCGTTCTTCGGTGGCGGTGTGCAGAACGGCCGCTTCTCGCATCGAGGACAAACGATCGCGATCGAGAACCAGAACAGTTGGACCGACGGCGGCGTCGCGTCACCGGCACCGTTCTACTGGTCCACCGCCGGCTACGGGATCCTGTGGCACACGTTCAAGAAGGGTCGCTATGATTTCGCCGCTTCCGCACCGGACGAAGTCGGGCTATCCCACGAGACCGGCTACCTCGACGTCTTCATCATGGCTGGTGAAACGCCATCGGAAATCCTCGCCGGATACTACCGACTCACCGGCAAGCCGGTGGTTCTGCCCAAGTTCGGCTTCTACCAGGGCCACCTGAATGCCTACAACCGCGACTACTGGACCGAAGCCGAGGAAGGCATTCCTTTTGAAGACGGCAAGACCTACAAGGAGAGTCAGAAGGCAACGGAGGGCGGCATCAAGGAGTCGCTGAACGGGGAGAAGGACAACTACCCGTTCTCCGCGAGAGCCGTGATCGACCGCTACGCCGCGCACGACATGCCGCTCGGCTGGGTGCTTCCGAACGACGGCTACGGCGCCGGCTACGGCCAGACCGACACGTTGGAAGGAAACATCGAGAACCTCCGCGAGTTCGGCGACTACGCCCGCGAGCGCGGCGTGGAGATCGGACTCTGGACGCAGTCGGACCTCCACCCGAAACCCGACATCGAACCGCTCCTCCAGCGGGATCTGGTCGGCGAGGTGCGCGACGCCGGCGTGCGCGTGCTGAAGACGGACGTCGCGTGGGTCGGCGCCGGCTATTCGTTCGGGCTGAACGGCATCGCCGACGCCGCCCAACTGATGACCCAACACGGTGACAACAGCCGCCCGTTCATCATCACCCTCGACGGATGGGCCGGCACACAGCGATACGCGGGAGTCTGGACCGGCGACCAGACGGGCGGCGACTGGGAGTACATCCGCTTCCACATTCCGACCTATCTCGGCGCCGGGCTATCGGGCATGCCGAACATCACCTCCGACATGGACGGCATTTTCGGTGGTGAGAACCCGGTCGTGAACACGCGCGATTTCCAATGGAAGACATTCACCCCGATGCAGCTCAACATGGACGGCTGGGGTGCGAACCCGAAGTACCCGCACGCGCTCGGCGAGCCGGCGACTTCGATCAACCGCTGGTATCTCAAACTGAAGTCGGAGCTGATGCCCTACGCCTACAGCATCGCCCACGAGGCCGCCACCGGGCTGCCGATGGTTCGCGCGATGTTCCTCGAGGATCCGAATCCTTTCACGCTCGGCATCACTACACGCTACCAATTCCTCTACGGCCCTTCCCTGCTCGTCGCACCGGTCTACCAGGACACCCGCGCGGACGAGGACGGCAACGACCAGCGCGACAACATCTACCTTCCCGAAGGCGAGTGGATCGACTGGTTCACCGGGGATGTCATCACCGGCGGACGCGTGATCAACAGCTTCGACGCCCCGCTCTGGAAACTGCCCGTCTTCGTCAAGCGCGGAGCCATCCTCCCGCTCAACGAACCGCACAACCAGCCGAAGGATGTCTCCAGAGACGCACGAGTCTTTGCCTTCTATCCCCTCCGCGAGTCTTCATTCACGGAGTATGACGACGACGGTGTATCCGAGTCCTATCGCAGTGGCAAAGTGGCGACGACGCGGATTGATTCGAAGCTCGAGAATGGAGTCGCAACCTTGGTGATCCATCCGACCGAGGGGACATTCGATGGCTTCGTCGGGGAGAAAACCACCGAACTGCGCGTCAACCTCACCGCCAGGCCATCCTCGGTCATGGCAAAAGTCAACGGCGCCGAACTGCCCCTGAAGGAAGTGCGCTCGGCCGACGATTTGAATGAAGGCGGCAACGTCTTCTTCTACGATGCCGCCCCCGACCTGAATCGGTTCGCCACGCCGGAAACCGAAATGGCGGAGCTCGTCGTGACCAAGAATCCGGTGCTCCGCATCAAACTCGCTCCCGTGGACACCAGCCGAAGCGAGATCGAGGTGGAGATCGGGGGCTACCGCTACGAGTCGCGTGATCCGTGGCTCAAGTCATCCGGCGAACTCGATCCACCGGTCGCCGAAATCACCGAAGATCACATCGGCCCCTACACCCTAACACCGTCGTGGCAGCCGGTGGCGAACGCCGACTACTATGAGATCGAGCACGAGGGCATGCTCTACTCTACCATCCGTGGAAACGAGTTCCTGCTGGATGGCCTCGAGGCTGAGACCACCTACACCGTCAAACTGCGAGCGGTGAACCAAGCCGGCCGCTCGGCGTGGACCGAGTTGTCCGCCACCACCAAGGCGAACCCTCTCGAGTTCGCGATCTCGGGCATCGCCGCCGAGTGCAGCGCCGAGGACCAAGGCGGCTCGCCGGCATCCAAGCTCGTGGACTTCGATGAGTCGAACATGTGGCACACGAAGTGGGGAACCGAGGCAACCCCGTTCGAACTCACCCTCGACCTGAAGTCGGTCAACCAGCTCGACAAGTTCCAGTATCTCCCGCGCCATGGGGGCGGCAACGGCAACCTGCTGCAGGGAAGCGTGAGTTTCAGCATGGACGGCGAGACCTGGACCGGGGCGGGAGACTTCGAGTGGACGGGCGATGACAAGGTGAAGGAGTTCGTTTTCCCCGATCAGCCGACCGCACGGCTCGTCCGGCTCTCGGTGACCGAGGGCAAGGGCAAGTTCGGCTCCGGCCGGGAGCTCTACGTCTTCAAGGTCCCGGGTTCCGAAAGCTACATCCCCGGCGACATCAATGACGACGGCAAGATCGACCGCAACGACCTGACGTCCTACGACAACTACACCGGTCTCCGCCAAGGTGACTCCGACTTCGAGGGCTACATCAGCAAGGGCGACATCAATGGCAACGGCCTGATCGACGCCTACGACATCTCGCTCGTCGCCACTCAGTTGGACGGCGGTGTGAAAACTTCGGAAACGGAAACGCCGGAAGGTGGCAAGGATGCGCCAGCCGAGGACGCGTCCATTGCCGGCACCCTCTCACTCAAACCTTCAAAGCCTTCGCTGAAGGCCGGTGAGACCTTGGAGATTTCGGTCTCCGGAAAGGGACTTCGTGCCGTCAACGCGATCAGCTTCGCGCTGCCCTACGATCCGGCCGATCTCGAGTTCGAAGGGATCGAAGCTCCGCGATTGAAGACCATGGAGAGCCTCACCAAGGACCGCCTCCACACCAACGGTAGCAAGGCACTCTACCCCACCTTCGTCCATCTGGGCGACCAGCAGACGGTCGAAGGAAATGGCGAACTCCTCACCATCCGCTTCAAGGTGAAGCGAGACTACCGCTTCGACCTGCAGCCCACTGACGGATTCCTCGTCGGCAAGGACCTGAAGACAGTCAAACTCTGGCAAGAGAACTAA
- a CDS encoding gamma-glutamyl-gamma-aminobutyrate hydrolase family protein has product MKCTRRAWIASAATVVAGVLGFGIGRWTDEVPARGTAPDAPLIGIASLTDENYSRAVRQAGGIPIVLPNSGEAAADVDRYLELLDGLLLPGGWDIPPEEYGEERHETVEVLDDDRYQFERKLSRAWIERSDKPLLGICLGGQWINVSSGGTLVQDIPSEFDGLNHRSDGHAVILEPDSRLARIFGATELDVNSSHHQAVDKLGKGLRIVARCPDGVVEATETADPDRFLIGVQWHPEKLMPENEQQTKLLKAFVEAARAGREERVVR; this is encoded by the coding sequence GTGAAGTGCACCCGCCGCGCCTGGATCGCATCTGCCGCCACCGTGGTGGCGGGGGTGCTCGGATTCGGCATCGGGCGATGGACGGATGAAGTTCCGGCCCGTGGGACGGCTCCTGACGCGCCGTTGATCGGTATCGCCAGCCTGACCGACGAGAACTACTCGCGCGCCGTCCGCCAAGCCGGAGGCATCCCGATCGTGCTGCCGAATTCGGGTGAGGCCGCGGCGGATGTCGACCGCTACCTCGAACTGCTGGACGGGCTACTGCTTCCGGGTGGATGGGACATTCCTCCGGAGGAGTACGGGGAAGAGCGGCACGAGACGGTCGAGGTTCTCGACGACGACCGCTACCAATTCGAAAGGAAGTTAAGCCGGGCGTGGATCGAGCGGTCGGACAAGCCGCTGCTCGGTATCTGCCTCGGCGGCCAGTGGATCAACGTTTCGAGCGGCGGCACGCTGGTTCAGGACATCCCCAGTGAGTTCGACGGCCTGAACCACCGGAGCGACGGCCACGCGGTCATCCTCGAGCCCGACTCGCGCCTTGCCCGGATCTTCGGAGCGACCGAACTCGACGTGAACTCATCCCACCATCAGGCGGTCGACAAACTGGGGAAGGGGCTGCGGATTGTCGCGCGTTGTCCGGACGGGGTGGTCGAGGCGACCGAGACGGCCGACCCCGACCGATTCCTCATCGGCGTGCAATGGCATCCGGAGAAGCTGATGCCGGAGAACGAACAGCAGACGAAGCTTCTCAAGGCATTCGTCGAAGCGGCTCGCGCAGGCAGGGAGGAAAGGGTGGTTCGTTAG
- a CDS encoding PEP-CTERM sorting domain-containing protein, with amino-acid sequence MKPSRLAIFVAACGCLTGAHAAVTLQDSYAPAVAGGAPTQLDGGAGPWGYEINISTSDFSAAGHGKLVMVYSSKDEAGGADLAGATVTGISYAGVALNTAFFSASDSDRVGVGIYYLDNVAADGTLRIELADGGQTEFGFGLYAVDGLKLGVQDVQSGRATIADATISLTTASGFLVQEAARNNQSLTADAGDAWQTLYDYNGPQSYQALSQYQVVDGTGPGSYLAPINNTGANFRLIAGAAFEAIPEPGSSLLVLSGLSLLVLKRRRL; translated from the coding sequence ATGAAACCGAGCCGCCTTGCTATCTTCGTTGCCGCATGTGGGTGCCTGACTGGCGCACATGCTGCCGTAACTCTTCAGGATTCCTACGCCCCGGCCGTCGCCGGTGGCGCCCCCACCCAACTCGACGGAGGAGCGGGCCCCTGGGGATACGAGATCAACATCAGCACGTCGGATTTCTCCGCCGCAGGTCACGGCAAGCTGGTGATGGTTTACAGCAGCAAGGATGAGGCGGGCGGCGCCGACCTCGCGGGTGCGACCGTAACCGGTATCTCCTACGCCGGGGTGGCGCTGAACACCGCCTTCTTTTCAGCAAGCGACAGCGACCGGGTGGGCGTGGGCATCTACTACCTCGACAACGTTGCAGCGGACGGCACGTTGCGCATCGAACTGGCCGACGGGGGCCAAACCGAATTCGGCTTCGGTCTCTATGCGGTGGACGGCCTCAAGCTCGGAGTGCAAGACGTCCAGTCCGGCCGTGCCACCATCGCCGATGCAACCATTTCGCTGACCACGGCCTCCGGCTTCCTGGTGCAGGAAGCCGCCCGCAACAACCAGTCGCTCACCGCCGACGCGGGCGATGCCTGGCAGACCCTTTACGACTATAATGGACCGCAGAGCTACCAAGCGCTCTCGCAGTATCAGGTGGTCGATGGCACCGGCCCCGGCAGCTATCTGGCGCCTATCAACAACACCGGGGCCAATTTCAGGTTGATCGCCGGAGCCGCCTTCGAAGCGATTCCCGAACCGGGCTCGTCGCTGCTCGTGCTTTCCGGCCTGAGCCTGCTGGTTCTCAAGCGTCGCAGGTTGTAG